ATTATCTAACAATAATCAAAACGGATTTGACAAATAGCAACTATCCCAAGATTACAACATTACTAGAAACAATCAATCAAATCCTAAAGAGATATGGACTGAAATCTGTTTCTTTCCAACCAGAATTAAGATAAATCATAGTTCTCTCTCAACAGAGATTCAAAATAGACTAGATTAATAATCAGAAAGTTTCCAAAAAATACAATTGAGTTACAAGTTTTTAGATCATGCAACTGATGCAATTATTGAAGTCACTGCAAAAGATATCAAAGAAGCATTTGCAGTAGCAGCAGATGCAGAAATTAATCTCACACTTGATCAAGACAAAGTTGAAGAAAAAGATAAAAAAGAATTCTCTGCCAATGGAAAAGATTTACGCTATCTTCTTTTCAGTTGGCTTGAAGAGATACCATTTCTTATAATTACCGAAGGATTTGCTATTAGAAGGATTGAATTTGACATTCAGGAAAATAATGGATATAAAATTAGCGCAACGGCATTTGGAGAACCACTTGATGTTCACAAGCACAATTTCAAAGTAGAGATTAAGGCTCCAACATTTTATGACATGGAAATTAGAACAAACGGTCAAGTTTACATGAGATTCCTGCTTGATTTGTAAGTTTGGTGAAGATTTCTTTGCATAAAGC
The nucleotide sequence above comes from Nitrosopumilus sp.. Encoded proteins:
- a CDS encoding archease — translated: MSYKFLDHATDAIIEVTAKDIKEAFAVAADAEINLTLDQDKVEEKDKKEFSANGKDLRYLLFSWLEEIPFLIITEGFAIRRIEFDIQENNGYKISATAFGEPLDVHKHNFKVEIKAPTFYDMEIRTNGQVYMRFLLDL